From Elephas maximus indicus isolate mEleMax1 chromosome 1, mEleMax1 primary haplotype, whole genome shotgun sequence, a single genomic window includes:
- the MRPS10 gene encoding 28S ribosomal protein S10, mitochondrial isoform X1, translated as MAARAAVGAVCRRLWQGSGTFSVNNSKSSTARNGGFLLSTNMKWIQFSNLYIDIPKDLTKPTITISDEPDTLYKRLSVLVKGHDKAVLDSYEYFAVLAAKELGVSIKVHEPPRKIERFTLLKSVHIFKKHRVQYEMRTLYRCLELEHLTGSTADVYLEYIQRNLPEGVAMEVTKTKLERLPEHIKEPIWETGPAEKEDSKSPSLS; from the exons ATGGCGGCGCGAGCGGCTGTCGGTGCAGTGTGCCGGCGCCTTTGGCAG ggttcagGGACTTTTTCTGTGAACAATTCCAAGAGCAGTACAGCCAGGAATGGTGGCTTCCTTCT CAGTACCAATATGAAGTGGATACAGTTTTCAAACCTATACATTGATATTCCCAAGGATTTGACCAAGCCTACG ATAACGATTTCTGATGAACCAGACACGTTATATAAGCGCCTGTCAGTTTTAGTAAAAGGCCACGATAAGGCTGTATTGGACAGCTACGAATATTTTGCTGTGCTTGCTGCTAAAGAACTTGGTGTCTCTATTAAAGT ACACGAACCTCCAAGGAAAATAGAGCGATTTACTCTTCTCAAATCTGTGCATATTTTCAAGAAGCACAGAGTTCAGTATGAAATGAGAACACTTTACAGGTGTTTAGAG CTAGAACATCTAACTGGAAGTACAGCAGATGTCTACTTGGAATATATTCAGCGAAACTTGCCTGAAGGGGTTGCCATGGAAGTCACAAAG ACAAAATTAGAACGGTTACCAGAACACATCAAGGAGCCAATCTGGGAAACTGGACCAGCAGAAAAAGAAGACAGCAAGTCACCGAGCCTCAGCTAG
- the MRPS10 gene encoding 28S ribosomal protein S10, mitochondrial isoform X2: MAARAAVGAVCRRLWQGSGTFSVNNSKSSTARNGGFLLTNMKWIQFSNLYIDIPKDLTKPTITISDEPDTLYKRLSVLVKGHDKAVLDSYEYFAVLAAKELGVSIKVHEPPRKIERFTLLKSVHIFKKHRVQYEMRTLYRCLELEHLTGSTADVYLEYIQRNLPEGVAMEVTKTKLERLPEHIKEPIWETGPAEKEDSKSPSLS, translated from the exons ATGGCGGCGCGAGCGGCTGTCGGTGCAGTGTGCCGGCGCCTTTGGCAG ggttcagGGACTTTTTCTGTGAACAATTCCAAGAGCAGTACAGCCAGGAATGGTGGCTTCCTTCT TACCAATATGAAGTGGATACAGTTTTCAAACCTATACATTGATATTCCCAAGGATTTGACCAAGCCTACG ATAACGATTTCTGATGAACCAGACACGTTATATAAGCGCCTGTCAGTTTTAGTAAAAGGCCACGATAAGGCTGTATTGGACAGCTACGAATATTTTGCTGTGCTTGCTGCTAAAGAACTTGGTGTCTCTATTAAAGT ACACGAACCTCCAAGGAAAATAGAGCGATTTACTCTTCTCAAATCTGTGCATATTTTCAAGAAGCACAGAGTTCAGTATGAAATGAGAACACTTTACAGGTGTTTAGAG CTAGAACATCTAACTGGAAGTACAGCAGATGTCTACTTGGAATATATTCAGCGAAACTTGCCTGAAGGGGTTGCCATGGAAGTCACAAAG ACAAAATTAGAACGGTTACCAGAACACATCAAGGAGCCAATCTGGGAAACTGGACCAGCAGAAAAAGAAGACAGCAAGTCACCGAGCCTCAGCTAG